The genomic region ATGAAGCTTGCAAAGACGAAGCCAGACATTGCATGGCCTTCTACGGTCTTTTGAAAAGGTACTTCCCGAAAGCTTAAGATTTTTACATAAGAATATAAAGACTTCGTTATTAAATAGCAAGGGATGCTTTTTTCGACAATAAAATCCCTTGCTAATTTTTAATTGGCTTGATTCAATTAATTGAGGTCTTTTGCGGCGGAATCAGGAATTATTCCCAATTATGGTAGGGGGGAGTTACTGTGTGGAAAGAAAAATACCGTATCGGAGTAGAGTTGATTGACGAGCAGCATAAAGAGTTATTTCGCCGGGTGACAGAGTTTATAAAAACGCTTCAGTCTCAGGAGCCCTGGGAAAAAAAGCTGGTTCATGTACAAGAAACTTTGGAATTTATGAAGGACTATGTGGTGATTCACTTTGCCGATGAGGAAACCTACCAGGCAGAAATAGCATATCCGGAGCGGGAAAAGCATCAAGTCATTCATGAACAGTTCAAGGCGGAAATAGAAAAGTACGTAGCAAAGTTTAATCAAGATCGATACAATGAAGAAACCCTGAAGGAGTTGGGAGGCAGGCTGTTAGCCTGGCTTGTTTATCATGTTGCCGGGGATGACCAAAAGATAGGCCGGTATGTAGCACAGGGCAAGGTGGTGAAGTAATATGCAGATAAAGGCTGATTATGTAAACGCATTTTATCTGGCCACAAAGGAAGTTTTTAAGCAGATGCTGGACGTGGAAACTGAACTGGGGCAGCCCAGAGCAGTGGAGGATATGCTTGCCGGTAAAGAAGCCAATGTGCTGATTGGGTTGACAGGGGACATAGCTGGTTCGGTTTTATACAGTTTCCCGCAAAAAATGGCCCTGGAGATGGTAAAAATCTTGTCCGGAATGGAGATGGAAGAACTGGATGTTTTTGTAACATCGGCCCTGGGAGAAATGGCTAACATTATAAGCGGCAATGCAGCCTCGTTTTTGGAAAAAGCGGGATTAAACTGCAATATCTTCCCGCCCCAAATTATCCTGGGTAAACATAAAACCGTTTCGGTGGCTGCTCAAAAAGCTATTGTCTTGCCTTTAAAGACAAATATTGGGGAATTTGAGGTAAGCGTGGCGGTAAAAAATTAAACCAAATATCATGGATTAAACAATCCACATGATGGTATGGCAGACACTTAGATAAGATAAGCAAAGGGATTTAAGTCATACACCTTTGCTTTTTTGGCATATTGAAAAGTATAAACTTTCCGACATGCACAAGGGCAACTAAGGCTGCCGTTGGCGCCCAAAGGCTTGACGCCGGCCAAGTTTTCTTTGCAACGGGGTGAATGAAATGTCTCTGCGGGAAAAAATAAATGCTTTAATTACCCAAGCCAGGTATGATGAGCTGGTGAATATGGCCCTGAGAGATAAGGGGGCCATAAAATACATTTTGAGGCACCTGTACCATCCCTTTGGGATTGAGCGATGGCAGGCCATAGAAGGTTTGGGGCGGGTTTGTGCAGCACTGGTGCATACGGAGCCGGAAACTGTTAAGGAACTAATCAGACGTTTGCTATGGTCGATGAATGATGAGTCGGGTACCACCGGTTGGAGTGCCCCGGAAGCAATTGGTGAAATTATTTACCGCTGTCCGGACAAATTTCAGGAGTTCATCTCCATTGTGGTGCATGCCTCGGAGGAAGAGATTTTTCATCGCGGTATAGCCTGGGCTTTGGGACGAATTGGTCAGTTAAGGCCGGAGATGGTGCAAGAATTTATTCCGCTGTTAATTAGCTTTACAGGCCATACCCGGCCGGAGGTCAGAGGGTATGCTGCCTGGGCTTTAGGGCAGATAGGCGCTTCAGAGGCGGTGCCTAAACTGGCACAGCTTCAGCATGATCACGCTCAGGTGGAGTTATATGAGAAGCAAAAAATAATCTACAAAAGTGTTGGACAATTGGCATCTACAGCCCTCCATCAAATTAATAACAGGATATCATGAAGGTGAAAGACAAACTGATGCCGAAGAATTACAAGTAACATTATTTCGGTGGGGGTGGCTGTGATGCCAAAGGGCGGTCAACCTAAAATTAATCCTTATGTGGTTATTTTGCTGGGGGTTGTGGGAGCAGGGTTCTCCAGTATTTTTACCAAACTGGCCCAGGCGCCGCCCTTAATTATTGCCTTTTACAGGCTGAGTTTTACGGTGCTGTTAATAGCCGCTCCTACTTATGTTACCGGTGGTTCGGAATTGCGTAATATCAGCAGGCGGGATTTAAAGTGGGCTTGTCTGGCCGGAATTTTACTGGCGCTGCATTTTGCCGTTTGGATTACCTCCCTTAACTATACTTCCATTGCCAGTTCCACGGTGCTGGTAACTATGCAGCCCCTTTTTGTAATTAGCGGGGGATATCTTTTTTACCGGGAACAAATTGGTAAGCTGGGCTTGCTGGGATCTGCTCTGGCTTTAACCGGCAGTGTGATAATTGGTTTAAATGATTTTCGCATTGGTGGCCAGGCCCTTTATGGTGATATACTGGCCTTTGCCGGAGCAATCTTTATTGCCGGTTATGTTTTAATTGGCCGGGAATTGCGAGCCAGAATGTCCCTGCTGCCATATACCTTTTTAGTTTACGGGGTGGCGGCAGTTGCCCTGGCCATGTTAAATTTGGCTTTAGGCTGCGCCTTTTATCCTTATCCGCCTATGACCTGGGTATGGTTTATGGCCCTGGCCGTGATACCCACCATATGTGGTCACTCAATTTTTAACTGGGCCTTAAAATATGTCAAGGCGGCGGTGGTATCTGTCAGTATCCTGGGGGAGCCGGTGGGAGCTACTGTTTTGGCTTATTTTATCTTTCGCGAGATACCCAGTATGATGCAATTAATTGGTGGGTTGATTATAATTACCGGACTATATATATTTATTTCCTCCCAACGGCAACCGGAGCCAAAGCCTACTAATCAATTGCCAGATTCCAAGGGGGTTTAAATTTTGCAGGTTCAGTATATTCATACAACCCTGGGGTGGTCTGCTGCTGCCTGGCAGGACAGTCAACTGGCCGGTATTACTTTACCCTGCACTGATAAAGAGGCGGCCCTAACCACCCTGGCCAGCTATTTAAAACTGGATGCCAAGTCGTTGGCCGGAGAAAACCTGGCCAAACCCGATAAATTCCAGCAACACCTGGAAGAAAGTTTGCTGCAGTACTTTGCGGGAAAACCTGTTACCTTTAACCTGCCCATCAGTTGGCAGAGGGTCACCCCCTTTCAGCAAAGGGTGTTAAAAGTAGTGGCAGCAATCCCTTACGGGGAATCCCTCACCTATGGTGAAATTGCCAGGATCATCGGTTGCCCCAGAGGCCCCAGGGCGGTGGGGGGAGCGGTGGGTGCCAACCCCTGGTTGTTGGTGGTCCCCTGTCACCGGGTGTTGGCCCGGGAGCGGGGTTTAGGTGGTTTTGGCTGTGGACTGGCGTGGAAAAAAAGACTTTTAGAAATCGAAGGCATTTCTTATAAGGAGTAACTCCTTGGTAAACAAGACTAAAGGCCCGACTGAACGGGCCTTTATTTGTAATGAGACTTATTCTTTTGTTGGTCGCATAGTGAGAAAGTTTTGCTGACCTGACGCCCAATGGGTGCTCCCATGACGGTGGCAAGCCCTAAACCGAAGGCCAGGGCTGTGGGAAAAACCCACCAGGGATGATGCCGGTTACCGGAAGTTAAAATCATAATTATCCCTCCGGTGTTATTTTGGCTGAAATAAAGTAAGTTCATCCGTCGGCCAACTGTCCATTATGTGCCATTGGTGATGACCGGTTTATTCTTCATCCCACTTGCTGCGCATAGACCACCTTGATAACACCACTAAACCGATGATAATTAAAATTAAGAGGATTTTACCCATATTTATCACCCCGTAAGTGTTTCGTTAAATCCTACTCAAATCCCTGTGTCAATAGTAGAAATATTTTGCTATATTTTTCTGCAGATTTATCCAAAGGAAATAATTTACGGTAAAATATTTAATCCTATTTTAACCTGATCGTGTTATAATCAACAGCGGAAGGAGGGTAATTTGTTGCGCAAAATAAAAAGAAACATAGAAAGAAAAACCGTTGATCAAGTAAGAAAAGATAACTTCCAAGAGGCCAATCAAGGTTTTAAAAAGATTTTGATTGCCATCAGCGGAGGGTTATTATTACTAACAGGTATTATCTTTGCCGCCCAAATATAGTGGACAAGGCCCGGGCCAATCCCCGGGCTTTAGTATTAGCATAGAAAAATAAAACGAACCAATACCAATCATTGGTTCGTTAATGGCGGAGCTGACGGGAGTCGAACCCGCGATCTCCTGCGTGACAGGCAGGCATGTTAGGCCTCTACACCACAGCTCCATTATGGTGGGCGATGACGGGATCGAACCGCCGACATCCTGCTTGTAAGGCAGGCGCTCTCCCAGCTGAGCTAATCGCCCATTGTCTCGACTCACATGTGATATAATAACAAAATAATAACCAAGAGTCAATGTTAATTTTAAACATGTTAACTTTTTTCGAAACGGTAAAAAATTGTCCCACAACGGCAACCGTATGTTACTCGATCCTTTATACCTTCCTTAATGCTAAGTATTCTAACTGGACCGTCCGGTGCATAAATATCACAGTTACAACCGGGGCAAAGGTGGCTAAAGGCCGGGATTTTACCATAAATATAGGACAAATCGGAGTCTACAGCACAATGCACAGAAAAGGTAATGAAATTATATTTTGAAATACTGTACTTATCAAGTATATGGCGGATATTACGCAGCATCATTTCCCTGTTCTTGCCACTTTGATGCCTGAGAAAATATTTGATGGATGTGATGATAACATTTAAATCACCTGCTGATGGAAAGTTCAATACTTTGGCTGACAGAAGAAACCCTCCGCATAACCTTTTCTTATACTTAAAAGTATGTTCATATAATTTTTTTTCAAACACAGGAAGAAATTTTTATTGACTTAAGTATTAATATTTGTTACCATATCACTTGTCAACGGGCGATTAGCTCAGCTGGGAGAGCGCCTGCCTTACAAGCAGGATGTCGGCGGTTCGATCCCGTCATCGCCCACCATATTTGCTGCTATAGCTCAGTAGGTAGAGCGTATCCTTGGTAAGGATAAGGTCACCGGTTCAATCCCGGTTAGCAGCTCCATTGAAAAGTTTTGCGGGTTGTGCAGAACTTTTTGTTTTTTATAAACGTTGCAGGACAGGCTTCTGGTATGTTAAAATAACTGCGTATTTAATCTAATAGTATTTGCACTGGCCGATGTGGCTCAGTTGGTAGAGCAGCTGATTCGTAATCAGCAGGTCGTGGGTTCGAGTCCCATCATCGGCTCCAATAAAATCAAGGCTTCCGGGTTTACGGCCCGGAAGCCTTTGCCAATCTCTGGACTATGCTACTTGAATTAAAGCTGTTTTATCTTCTTTGGAATAATAGCCTTGTATTCGGTCTCCCTGCTTTAAGGTAACTTTATTTTTAACCTTTAGCATCAGAGTTCGATTGGTCTCGTTTTTAATGATGATTTTATATTTGACCTTGCCTTTGGGGTATCTTTCCAAATAAATAATTGTTCCCTTTACCGGGGTCATGTTTTCAGTAATGGTTTTAGCCATTCTACGGATGAGCTTTTCTTTAATCTTAGCAATTAACGACTTAAAAAACTGTATCAACTATAACCTCTCCTTTGCGGTGTTCTGGTTAAGGACAATTTTTGTCTCTTATAATAGACGTATTTACCAAGCAATTCGGATCGCGGTAAATGCGGTAAATAGTGTTAGCAAACACTAATAAATCCCGGATATTGGTATAAATAACTATCCGGATGGAAAAAATATCATTGCCCACATGCTATTTGTTTTGCGTTACCCCCGCCGATATGGTGGGGGGTTGTTTTTTAATGGCATCCCCATGCGGGATACCATTTATTTGGCAATTTCCAGAGGAATTATCCAATATGTGACGAAATAGGTAAAAATAACGTCTAAAACTTATGGAAGGCTTGGGTTAGTCGAATACCTGTACAATGCACCACAGGCATCCGACTGGTTCAACCAAAGGAGGGGTTGTTTTTTGAAAAGGAGATTTATATCACTTTTACTGGTTTTACTGGCATCCCTGCTACCATGTGCTGCCTGGGCTGCAACTACAACCGGGCAGTTTAAAGACATTACCGGCCAATGGTGGGCGCAATCCATTGAAGAATGCAATGCGGCAAATATTGTAGGGGGTCGCAGTGCCAGTATATTTGCCCCCAAGGATCCGGTCACCCGTTTAGAGGCTGTGATCATGCTCAACCGGGCCTTAGGCCATCGGAATGAAGCCGATAATTATGATATGGCGCCGGGGGGCTATAATTTTCCCGCTGATTTTCCGGAATGGGGTAAAAGAAATGTGGCCTTTGCTGCGGATAAAGGTTACATCTCTAAAGCAGGCATCCCCAATATGGGACCAAAGCATGCCGCCAGCCGGGCTGAAATAGCAGTGCTGTTTGCCAATGCGTTAAAGTTAACGGCTGACGGGTACGAGTTAAATTTTACCGATAAGTCTGCCATTCCGGCATCAATGCAACCCTTTGTGGCAGCTGCGGTGAAACATGGCATTATGGTGGGTAAAGCTGGCAATAAGTTTGACCCCAATGCCAATGTCACCAGGGGCGAAATGGCGGCTATTATTGCCCGCCTGTTTGAAAATGGCCAAATTAACCCGCAGCCGGACAGATATTTCATAGCCAAGGTCAGTGCGGTGGATGCCGCTAAAAAGACGATTGCGGTGGTTAAGGGAGGGCAAACCGCAACTTATAATCTAGCCACCACCAGTGTTATTTATCGAAGTGGCAGCAAAGCAAATTTAACATCATTTAAAACCGGGGAAAATGTCAAGCTAGTTTTGGATACCACTGGTAAAGTGATCTTTGTGGCTTATACTACAGCCAATCCTACTAACAATAGCAGTAATCCCGTAACTACTACCACCACTTATACCGGCACCATTCTTAGTTTAAATTTAGCTAATCAGTTGACTCTATCATTTCAGCCGGATAATGGATCTCAAAACTCATACCCCCTGGCTAGTTCGGTAAAGATTACGCAAAATGGCTTAACTAAAGACTTAACCGCTTTAAATCCAGGCACCAGAGCTGAGATTAAAGTAATTGATGGCAGTGTGGCGGAAATAAATTTACTCGCCAATGCAGCAACCGGTAACCAAATAAAGGGATACGTTGTTAATGTATTTCTGGATGGCATCACTGTACATTATGATGACGGAACATCTGAAAGACTGGATAAATGGGCCAACGGGGTGAATTTTTACGGCCTAACCAGGGGGCAGAGAATAGCTCTGACCAAAGACGGCGATATGGTTACCAGCCTGACCACCTTAAGCGAAACCCAAAAAGTTTTTGGTTCGGTGGTTAGCCTTGGTTCCTCCAGTATTTCCTATGAAGACGATGACGGCTATGAACGTTCCCTGGATCTGGCGTCAAATTACCGGCTGAAGGATAAAGATGGAGATTCCATTAACCAAGAGGACGTTGAAGATGGTGATTCCATAGAAATAGAACTAAACAGTCAGGGGCAAGCAGTAACCATCAAACTTACCGATAGCACCTCATCATCTTCTTCTGACCTGGAAGGGGAGGTTACTTACATTAAAACTTCCGGGGACTACCGCCTTACCATTAAGAAACAAGATGGCAGCGAAAAAACCTATGATGTTAATAATGATGTATATGTCACCCAAAACGGTAAAGACCGGGACTTTGAGGACATTAACGAGCAAGATTATGTAAAACTGGATGTGGATGACGACGACAATGTAACAGACATAGAAATCCTGGACGTGGAAGTGGTTGAAGGGGAAGTAACTGATATTAATACCTATGACGAAGATACTATCACCATTGAAAACTCAGATGGTGATGAAGAGGATTACGATGTAGCCAGCAATGTTAGGGTATGGGAGGATGGCAGCAGCCGTAACTTCAGGAACATTCATTCCGGGGATCAGGTACGTTTGCTAATTAATGATGATGATGAGGTCTTTGTCATTAACATCTTGGACGAGTCATCGTCCAGCGGCACCTATGCGGGTACTATTTACGAACTTGATCTTGATGAAGACAAGCTGGTCTTAGAAGATGACGGTGAGAGAACTACTTATAACCTTGATAATGATGTAGAGGTAGAAAAAGACAATGATAACATTGATCCGGAGGACATTATTATAGGTTCCGAAGCAGAAATTACAGTGAAGGACAGTAAAGTTACCAAGATTGAAATTACTGACGATGAGAATATCGAAATAGAAGGGAAGTTGTACCGGGTATCAGGTGCGCGTATCACCATTGAACAAGAGAATGGCACCAGCAGCGGAACAAGACATACATTTATTACAAAAGAAAAAGTTTCCATCAAGGACCCTGATGGCGACTCTATTTCATTGAGTAAACTGGAAGATAATTATATTGGTGACGACGTGGTTATAGAATTGGATGACGGAGAGATCGATTCTTTAGAGGTGTTAGATTAATAGCTAAATAACCAAACCAAAAACGGTGGTCGCGGCCACCGTTTCTACTTTAAAAAACACTTATCATATAAGATACAAATGGGAGTTTTATGTCTATCTTTTGTAACCACCCAAGTTCAGCAACGAATCATAGTATTCCAAATCTGACATGCCCACGTCTTCAACACTGTCCTTGGTGGCAGGGACGGATGGGTTAACTGTGCCTGGACTGGCCATATCCTTTTTTATCAGTAAACGGATATACTGGCTGCGGTTGGTTTCTTCAAAGGAACTGCGATTGATTTGCATTATTTTTTTATCTAAGTAATCAATTAAATCCTCCGGGATACTAATGGTAATAGTCTTGTGTCTACGCATGCTATGGCGCCCCCTTTATGGTTTCTTTTGCTATGGTATATCATATGTACCGATAATAGGATTAAATAACCTTAATTGGTAAAAATACGAGGACAGGTTAATTAATTGGTAAATAATCCTTTCAGGAAAAATTACCACACATAGCACCAAAAGATGGGCAAATAATATCGGTAGCAATATTTTAAAGGAGGCGACATCGTGTATAGCCCGAAGAAATTAGGCCTCAAAATTAAAGAAGCCCGTGAGCGCAGGGCTAAAAGAAGCGGTCGACCATTTTCCCAAAAAATGTTGGCGTTCAAAATAGGAGAAACTTCCAAGTGGGTGCAAAGGTTAGAAAAAGGGCAGTTTTATCCTGAATGGGATGCTCTGGAATTAATTGCCGATACCTGTGGTGTTACCATTGAGTTTTTAACCGGGGAAGATTTTAAAAATGAGCTTGAATATGAAGAAGCAATTAAGGGTGGTCAGGTGGCCCGAACCATTGATCAAAAAGAACTGTATTTATAAAATGGTGGCTAAGTTAACGCCGTAAGGAGTTTTTTAATGCCAAAAGCAAAACCGAATGCCTTGGCATTCGGTTTACTCAACTTGTTAACGATACTGTCTGCTTCTGGCTTTTTGGAAGCATTCTCTGCAATAAACAGGTTTAGTACCGCTGGGTTGGAAAGGAACTTGGGTGATGCAACCACATTCATCACAAACAGCTTCAAACATCTGCCTTTGGGTAGTGCGGTAACCGTCATTACCGGTATTACGCTGTTTGCGAGCCGCCCGACAAGCAGGACAACGGGAAGGATCATTTTGGAATCCTTTCTCAGCAAAGAATTCCTGCTCACGTGCAGAAAATACAAATTCCGCTCCACAGTCACGACACTTAAGGGTCCGGTCAGAAAACACCAAACTTATCTCCTCCGCAAAATAGACTCCCTAAATTTTTTAGGTGCCAACCAAGTAAACTACCCATACCTGACACCGATAAATTCGGGAGGAGATAGCCCAGTTAGCGTTAAAAACTTAGAGGTAACTTAAGTATAACACTAAGAACAAGGTAAAATCAATTCATTATTAAATTTAGGCCTCGGCAAACTCGGCAATCAGCCTATCAAAAATTGTTCTCACGGGCAGGATATCATTAATTTTGTGTACATTCTGACCGCAAAAAACCAGACCTTCTTCTAAATTGCCATTACGGCTGTTCATCAAAGCGTCCATAATACAAAATGAATGGGAACAATGCTTAAGACAGCCCTGGCAGTGTTCCGGTTCTGGTGCATTGCCGCCAAACAGACGTGCCACAAAAGAGTTTTTCAGAGCCCTACCAGGGAGGCCCACCGGACTTTGAATAGTAACCACGTCTTCAGGTTTCGATTTTAAATATAACTTCTTAAAGCCTTCCGATACGGCGCATTCCAAACTCATCACAAAACGGGTGGCCATTTGTACGCCATCGGCCCCCAGGCGAATCATTTCAGCGATTGCTTTCCCGTCAGTGATACCACCGGCGGCAATAACCGGAATTTTAACCGCCGCTCTTATTTCCGGTAAAATATCTTTGATGGATCTATCAGTACCCAGGTGGCCACCGGCCTCAGTTCCTTCGGCTACTACAGCCGAGGCACCAAGCTTTTCTGCTAATTTGGCCAATTTGGCAGAAGAAACAATGGAAACAATGGGTACGTTACTTTCTTTACCCCAGCCAAAGATATCGCGTGAAAAACCGGCACCGGTAAAAATCATATCTATCTTCTCTTCAATAGCAGTGCGTACTAATTTGGCGAATTCTCGAGCCGCATACATAATGTTAATGCCAATAATACCGTTGGGGGCAATTTCTCTGGCTTGTCTGATCTCGCTGCGCAGTTCATCAGCATCCATACCGGTGGCGCCGATCACACCAATTCCGCCGGCCTTAGCCACTGCCCCGGCCAGTGGGGCCGTGGAAACCCTAACGGCCATGCCGCCTTGGATAATAGGGTATTTGGGAGTAAATCGCCCAATAGTTAGGGTGGGAAATTTCACTTTATAATTGCTCCTTCCTTTATACCAGTTAGGTACCATTATTATTAAATCAAAAATCAACATCATTTGCAAATTTTCTTTTAAGATTACATATAACAAAATTAAA from Desulfotomaculum nigrificans DSM 574 harbors:
- a CDS encoding zinc-ribbon domain containing protein, whose protein sequence is MFSDRTLKCRDCGAEFVFSAREQEFFAEKGFQNDPSRCPACRAARKQRNTGNDGYRTTQRQMFEAVCDECGCITQVPFQPSGTKPVYCRECFQKARSRQYR
- a CDS encoding chemotaxis protein CheX, which translates into the protein MQIKADYVNAFYLATKEVFKQMLDVETELGQPRAVEDMLAGKEANVLIGLTGDIAGSVLYSFPQKMALEMVKILSGMEMEELDVFVTSALGEMANIISGNAASFLEKAGLNCNIFPPQIILGKHKTVSVAAQKAIVLPLKTNIGEFEVSVAVKN
- a CDS encoding bacteriohemerythrin, translated to MWKEKYRIGVELIDEQHKELFRRVTEFIKTLQSQEPWEKKLVHVQETLEFMKDYVVIHFADEETYQAEIAYPEREKHQVIHEQFKAEIEKYVAKFNQDRYNEETLKELGGRLLAWLVYHVAGDDQKIGRYVAQGKVVK
- a CDS encoding ribbon-helix-helix domain-containing protein; its protein translation is MRRHKTITISIPEDLIDYLDKKIMQINRSSFEETNRSQYIRLLIKKDMASPGTVNPSVPATKDSVEDVGMSDLEYYDSLLNLGGYKR
- a CDS encoding helix-turn-helix domain-containing protein, which produces MYSPKKLGLKIKEARERRAKRSGRPFSQKMLAFKIGETSKWVQRLEKGQFYPEWDALELIADTCGVTIEFLTGEDFKNELEYEEAIKGGQVARTIDQKELYL
- a CDS encoding DMT family transporter; translation: MPKGGQPKINPYVVILLGVVGAGFSSIFTKLAQAPPLIIAFYRLSFTVLLIAAPTYVTGGSELRNISRRDLKWACLAGILLALHFAVWITSLNYTSIASSTVLVTMQPLFVISGGYLFYREQIGKLGLLGSALALTGSVIIGLNDFRIGGQALYGDILAFAGAIFIAGYVLIGRELRARMSLLPYTFLVYGVAAVALAMLNLALGCAFYPYPPMTWVWFMALAVIPTICGHSIFNWALKYVKAAVVSVSILGEPVGATVLAYFIFREIPSMMQLIGGLIIITGLYIFISSQRQPEPKPTNQLPDSKGV
- a CDS encoding DVU0298 family protein, producing the protein MSLREKINALITQARYDELVNMALRDKGAIKYILRHLYHPFGIERWQAIEGLGRVCAALVHTEPETVKELIRRLLWSMNDESGTTGWSAPEAIGEIIYRCPDKFQEFISIVVHASEEEIFHRGIAWALGRIGQLRPEMVQEFIPLLISFTGHTRPEVRGYAAWALGQIGASEAVPKLAQLQHDHAQVELYEKQKIIYKSVGQLASTALHQINNRIS
- a CDS encoding nitronate monooxygenase, coding for MMLIFDLIIMVPNWYKGRSNYKVKFPTLTIGRFTPKYPIIQGGMAVRVSTAPLAGAVAKAGGIGVIGATGMDADELRSEIRQAREIAPNGIIGINIMYAAREFAKLVRTAIEEKIDMIFTGAGFSRDIFGWGKESNVPIVSIVSSAKLAKLAEKLGASAVVAEGTEAGGHLGTDRSIKDILPEIRAAVKIPVIAAGGITDGKAIAEMIRLGADGVQMATRFVMSLECAVSEGFKKLYLKSKPEDVVTIQSPVGLPGRALKNSFVARLFGGNAPEPEHCQGCLKHCSHSFCIMDALMNSRNGNLEEGLVFCGQNVHKINDILPVRTIFDRLIAEFAEA
- a CDS encoding S-layer homology domain-containing protein, whose translation is MKRRFISLLLVLLASLLPCAAWAATTTGQFKDITGQWWAQSIEECNAANIVGGRSASIFAPKDPVTRLEAVIMLNRALGHRNEADNYDMAPGGYNFPADFPEWGKRNVAFAADKGYISKAGIPNMGPKHAASRAEIAVLFANALKLTADGYELNFTDKSAIPASMQPFVAAAVKHGIMVGKAGNKFDPNANVTRGEMAAIIARLFENGQINPQPDRYFIAKVSAVDAAKKTIAVVKGGQTATYNLATTSVIYRSGSKANLTSFKTGENVKLVLDTTGKVIFVAYTTANPTNNSSNPVTTTTTYTGTILSLNLANQLTLSFQPDNGSQNSYPLASSVKITQNGLTKDLTALNPGTRAEIKVIDGSVAEINLLANAATGNQIKGYVVNVFLDGITVHYDDGTSERLDKWANGVNFYGLTRGQRIALTKDGDMVTSLTTLSETQKVFGSVVSLGSSSISYEDDDGYERSLDLASNYRLKDKDGDSINQEDVEDGDSIEIELNSQGQAVTIKLTDSTSSSSSDLEGEVTYIKTSGDYRLTIKKQDGSEKTYDVNNDVYVTQNGKDRDFEDINEQDYVKLDVDDDDNVTDIEILDVEVVEGEVTDINTYDEDTITIENSDGDEEDYDVASNVRVWEDGSSRNFRNIHSGDQVRLLINDDDEVFVINILDESSSSGTYAGTIYELDLDEDKLVLEDDGERTTYNLDNDVEVEKDNDNIDPEDIIIGSEAEITVKDSKVTKIEITDDENIEIEGKLYRVSGARITIEQENGTSSGTRHTFITKEKVSIKDPDGDSISLSKLEDNYIGDDVVIELDDGEIDSLEVLD
- a CDS encoding methylated-DNA--[protein]-cysteine S-methyltransferase, with the protein product MQVQYIHTTLGWSAAAWQDSQLAGITLPCTDKEAALTTLASYLKLDAKSLAGENLAKPDKFQQHLEESLLQYFAGKPVTFNLPISWQRVTPFQQRVLKVVAAIPYGESLTYGEIARIIGCPRGPRAVGGAVGANPWLLVVPCHRVLARERGLGGFGCGLAWKKRLLEIEGISYKE